A stretch of Rhododendron vialii isolate Sample 1 chromosome 4a, ASM3025357v1 DNA encodes these proteins:
- the LOC131323396 gene encoding uncharacterized protein LOC131323396, translating to MASTFNPQPLPPKPSSTHFQKTPHLLAHTLQTPPKTLTHQHHRDPKLVITGGATLSGHVPISGSKNSALPILAATLCCSGQTKLKNVPNLSDTRSMLSILGSLGAEVEVFGDEVVVSTDGVRSVEPCEGEIGKIRGGFLVIGPLLGRFGEAVVGLPGGCDIGARPVDLHIRGLRALGASVECRDGKVIAHASNGKGLVGGRFRLDYPSVGATETLMMAACMADGVTVLSNVAQEPEVIDLAHFLMDTGAFVEGAGTDKLLIKGRRKLHDSEYSIIPDRIEAGTFMLAAAITRSCITMSPIVPSHLSCLINKLVTAGCKILQCTPDILEFSAVPAKSRDGLHGFDVRTSPFPGFPTDLQPQTMALLTTCQGLSVVEESVFENRMNHVTEMQKFGPRIQVCGSTALVFGKDSGRLHGTRVAASDLRGGVSLVLAGLAAQGTTEVNGIAHIDRGYENLEMKLRLLGADVKRLTIPP from the exons atggcTTCAACTTTCAACCCCCAACCTCTCCCTCCAAAACCCTCCTCGACCCACTTCCAGAAAACCCCTCACCTCCTCGCCCACACTCTCCAAACcccacccaaaaccctaacccaccAACACCACCGAGACCCAAAACTCGTCATCACAGGCGGCGCCACCCTCTCCGGCCACGTCCCCATCAGCGGCTCCAAGAACTCCGCTCTCCCCATCCTCGCCGCCACCCTTTGTTGCTCCGGCCAAACGAAGCTCAAGAACGTGCCTAACCTGTCCGATACTCGGTCAATGCTTTCGATCTTGGGGTCCTTGGGAGCTGAAGTCGAGGTTTTCGGTGACGAAGTGGTGGTCAGTACTGACGGGGTTCGATCGGTTGAGCCTTGTGAGGGTGAGATTGGGAAGATCAGAGGTGGGTTTTTGGTGATTGGGCCGTTGCTGGGTCGGTTTGGCGAGGCCGTGGTTGGGTTACCGGGTGGGTGTGACATTGGGGCTCGGCCCGTTGATTTGCACATTCGTGGGCTTCGTGCTCTTGGTGCCAGTGTGGAATGCAG GGATGGGAAAGTAATTGCACATGCTTCAAATGGAAAAGGATTGGTGGGGGGAAGGTTCCGACTTGATTACCCCAGCGTGGGGGCAACTGAAACCCTTATGATGGCAGCTTGTATGGCTGATGGCGTGACCGTGCTTTCTAATGTAGCTCAA GAACCCGAGGTGATTGATCTTGCTCATTTTCTGATGGACACTGGGGCATTTGTGGAAGGTGCAGGCACTGACAAGCTACTTATCAAGGGAAGGAGAAAGTTGCATGATTCTGAATATTCCATAATACCAGATCGCATTGAAGCTGGCACCTTCATGCTTGCTGCTGCAATTACTCGATCTTGCATCACAATGTCACCCATTGTTCCTTCCCATTTATCATGTTTAATAAACAAGCTGGTAACTGCTGGTTGCAAAATTTTGCAATGCACCCCCGACATCTTGGAG TTTTCTGCAGTACCTGCAAAAAGTAGAGATGGCTTACATGGTTTTGATGTTAGAACAAGCCCTTTTCCTGGATTTCCAACCGATCTCCAACCTCAGACAATGGCACTGCTTACAACATGCCAGGGTTTAAGTGTTGTGGAGGAATCTGTGTTTGAGAACCGTATGAACCATG TGACAGAGATGCAGAAGTTCGGCCCAAGAATTCAAGTTTGTGGGAGCACCgctttggtttttggaaaagacagCGGAAG GTTGCATGGTACTCGAGTTGCTGCATCTGATTTGAGAGGGGGTGTTTCACTGGTTTTGGCGGGATTGGCTGCCCAAGGAACTACTGAGGTCAATGGGATTGCTCATATTGATCGGGGTTATGAAAATTTAGAGATGAAGCTTCGGCTTCTAGGAGCTGATGTCAAACGACTTACGATTCCACCGTAG